The proteins below come from a single Lactobacillus johnsonii genomic window:
- a CDS encoding ParA family protein, with protein MVQIISVANQKGGVGKTTTTINLGASIANHGYKVLIVDIDPQGNATSGLGIEKSTVDKDIYNVLIDEIPLSETIHHTETKNLDAVPATIQLAGAEMELTSMMARETRLKQGIDEVSHEYDFIFIDCPPSLGQLSINAFTASDSILIPVQSEYYAMEGLSQLLNTIRLVQKHFNKNLGVEGVLLTMLDARTNLGAEVVKEVQSYFNKKVYKTIIPRITKLAEAPSYGKPITEYAPKSRGSQVYDSLAKEVLKAHGKKL; from the coding sequence ATGGTTCAAATTATTTCGGTTGCTAACCAAAAAGGTGGCGTTGGCAAAACAACGACAACGATTAATTTAGGTGCCAGCATTGCAAATCATGGTTATAAAGTTCTAATAGTTGATATTGATCCCCAAGGAAATGCAACTTCTGGTTTAGGTATTGAAAAGTCAACTGTAGATAAAGACATCTATAATGTTTTAATTGATGAAATTCCTTTATCTGAAACCATTCATCATACCGAAACTAAAAATTTAGATGCAGTTCCTGCTACTATTCAATTAGCTGGTGCTGAGATGGAATTAACATCAATGATGGCACGTGAAACGAGATTGAAGCAGGGAATCGATGAAGTTAGCCATGAATATGACTTTATTTTTATCGATTGTCCTCCATCTTTAGGTCAGCTTTCAATTAATGCTTTTACTGCTTCAGATTCGATTTTGATCCCAGTTCAAAGTGAATATTATGCAATGGAAGGCTTAAGCCAGTTATTGAATACAATTCGCTTAGTCCAAAAGCACTTTAATAAGAATTTGGGTGTGGAAGGTGTATTGCTAACCATGCTGGATGCTAGAACTAATCTAGGAGCAGAAGTTGTTAAAGAAGTTCAATCTTACTTTAATAAAAAAGTTTATAAGACAATTATTCCGCGAATTACCAAGTTAGCTGAGGCTCCAAGTTATGGTAAACCAATTACGGAATATGCTCCAAAATCTCGTGGTTCCCAAGTATATGATTCTCTAGCAAAAGAGGTGTTGAAAGCTCATGGTAAAAAACTCTAA
- the noc gene encoding nucleoid occlusion protein, whose amino-acid sequence MAFSLFGNRQKKIPESKQVQEIELDKIMPNRYQPRHTFSDESIEELATTLKEQGLLQPIILRKPADGPEGEYEIIAGERRFRAAQSLKWAKIPAIVEDMDDEKAASLALVENLQRENLNPIDEAQAYVQLMKVNNLTQTELAEQMGKTQSYIANKIRLLKLTPKVQGFLIDKKISQRHGRALLALNEEDQDTAVSEIIKSGLTVKETEEMVKDLDGYFAAQEKEKEEELEENKSEQTKKPKKKVQVRTANDFKVQINTIKKAIKMAKDSGMTVKYKEDKKGDSYKITIELLKK is encoded by the coding sequence ATGGCATTTTCATTATTTGGCAATCGTCAAAAAAAGATCCCTGAAAGTAAGCAAGTTCAAGAAATTGAACTCGATAAAATTATGCCTAATCGCTATCAGCCCCGTCATACTTTTAGTGATGAATCAATTGAGGAATTAGCTACTACATTAAAAGAACAAGGTTTACTCCAACCAATTATTTTGCGTAAGCCAGCTGATGGTCCAGAAGGAGAATATGAAATTATTGCAGGTGAACGTCGTTTTCGTGCTGCTCAATCACTTAAATGGGCAAAAATTCCAGCAATTGTTGAGGATATGGATGATGAAAAAGCAGCCTCTTTAGCCTTAGTTGAAAATTTGCAACGTGAAAATCTTAACCCTATTGATGAAGCACAAGCTTACGTTCAATTGATGAAAGTTAATAATTTAACTCAAACTGAATTGGCAGAACAAATGGGGAAGACTCAATCTTATATTGCTAATAAGATTAGACTACTCAAGTTAACGCCAAAAGTGCAAGGGTTCTTAATTGATAAAAAGATTTCTCAGCGTCATGGGCGTGCACTTTTAGCTTTGAATGAAGAAGATCAAGATACTGCTGTTAGCGAGATTATTAAAAGTGGCTTAACTGTAAAAGAAACTGAAGAGATGGTAAAAGATCTTGATGGTTATTTTGCTGCTCAAGAAAAGGAAAAAGAAGAAGAGCTCGAAGAGAATAAGTCTGAACAAACTAAAAAGCCTAAGAAGAAAGTTCAAGTTCGGACAGCTAATGATTTTAAAGTACAAATAAATACAATTAAAAAGGCAATTAAGATGGCAAAAGATTCAGGAATGACCGTGAAATATAAAGAAGATAAAAAGGGTGATTCCTATAAAATTACTATTGAATTGCTTAAAAAGTAG
- the rsmG gene encoding 16S rRNA (guanine(527)-N(7))-methyltransferase RsmG: MNPEIFAKELAKYGFELNEKQKKQFATYYDKLVEFNKKVNLTRITDKNEVYLKHFFDSITPLLEFPDLFKGEKTLCDVGAGAGFPSLPIKILCPNLSITIIDSLGKRLKFLDELVNDLGLDKVTLVHSRAEDAGQNKDLREKFDLVTGRAVARMSVLSEYCLPLAKVGGYLVALKGPKAQDELAEAKHAIDVLGGKVEDVKELTLPDTDDDRTLIVVEKIKTTPKKYPRQAGTPNKKPL, translated from the coding sequence ATGAATCCAGAAATTTTTGCAAAAGAGCTCGCAAAATATGGCTTTGAACTTAATGAGAAGCAAAAAAAACAATTTGCGACGTATTATGATAAATTAGTTGAATTTAATAAAAAGGTTAATCTTACCAGAATTACTGATAAGAATGAGGTTTACTTAAAGCACTTCTTTGATAGCATTACCCCACTTTTAGAATTTCCAGACCTATTTAAAGGTGAGAAAACTTTATGTGATGTTGGAGCAGGAGCAGGTTTTCCTTCTTTACCAATTAAGATTTTGTGTCCTAACTTAAGTATCACTATTATTGATTCTTTGGGTAAAAGATTAAAGTTTTTAGATGAACTTGTAAACGACTTAGGTTTAGATAAAGTTACTTTAGTTCATAGCCGTGCGGAAGATGCCGGTCAAAATAAAGATTTACGCGAAAAATTTGATTTGGTAACTGGACGTGCAGTGGCAAGAATGAGTGTTTTAAGTGAATATTGTTTACCACTAGCAAAGGTTGGTGGTTACTTAGTTGCTCTAAAAGGACCAAAGGCACAAGATGAATTAGCGGAAGCTAAGCATGCGATTGATGTATTGGGAGGAAAAGTAGAAGATGTGAAAGAATTAACCCTTCCTGATACAGATGATGATCGCACTTTAATTGTTGTTGAAAAAATAAAAACGACCCCTAAGAAATATCCGCGTCAAGCTGGTACACCGAATAAAAAACCACTTTAA
- a CDS encoding CvpA family protein encodes MIVTLIVILYLGYQTYKGYQLGFAQRVINMIFGAIVFAAAILGQNSLGNWFYQQFSGKVVPTTGNISLEIIGYRFLAFFVIWFIGKMILKICKGWLPKRDRTKKGIGNLLDNVLGAIVSFIAAYFLVYVALSMCQAFQNPWFIQQTVDSPILRVIIYNTPGLSNGVFKTIFGISRTVG; translated from the coding sequence ATGATTGTTACGCTTATTGTGATTCTTTATCTCGGTTATCAAACTTATAAAGGATATCAACTGGGATTTGCTCAACGTGTTATTAATATGATTTTTGGTGCAATTGTATTTGCAGCAGCTATTCTAGGCCAAAACAGCTTGGGAAATTGGTTCTATCAACAATTTTCTGGTAAGGTTGTTCCCACAACGGGCAATATTAGTCTTGAAATAATCGGTTACCGTTTCTTAGCCTTCTTTGTAATTTGGTTTATCGGTAAAATGATTTTAAAGATTTGTAAGGGCTGGCTTCCTAAACGTGATCGTACTAAAAAGGGAATCGGTAATCTATTAGACAATGTTTTAGGAGCAATAGTATCTTTTATTGCTGCTTACTTCTTAGTTTATGTAGCCTTATCAATGTGCCAGGCTTTTCAAAATCCTTGGTTTATTCAACAAACAGTTGATTCACCAATTTTACGAGTAATTATTTATAACACACCAGGTTTGTCAAATGGAGTATTTAAGACAATATTTGGTATTAGTCGAACAGTTGGTTAA
- a CDS encoding FAD:protein FMN transferase translates to MIENYASTPISKVGRGLGTVITLQAYGNQNKKILDQSFDLIAGYEDRLTVNRDHSEVMDVNHAAGIHPVQVSASTYNLIKLAVYESKQNFGFNALIGPVVKLWHIGFKGAHVPTDEQIKEKMSLTNPADVRLDDDNQTVFLTKKGMELDLGGIAKGYIADRIRDLWRAYDVRAGIINLGGNVLFVNSSPKRASGEWILGVQDPKKKRGNNLTTATVHECSAVTSGTYERFLEINGKKYHHIIDPKTGYPVKTHVAGVTLFTRDSVQAETECKRLFFAGGPIPGWKNDKAGRYGAIFVYDDDSMERIGV, encoded by the coding sequence ATGATAGAAAATTATGCTTCAACTCCAATTTCAAAAGTTGGGCGCGGATTAGGAACTGTTATTACGCTGCAGGCTTATGGTAACCAGAATAAAAAGATTTTGGATCAGAGTTTTGATTTGATTGCCGGATATGAAGATCGATTAACGGTAAATCGAGACCATTCTGAGGTAATGGACGTTAATCATGCAGCTGGTATTCATCCCGTACAAGTTTCTGCAAGTACATATAATCTAATTAAGCTAGCTGTTTATGAAAGTAAACAAAATTTCGGCTTTAATGCTCTGATTGGACCAGTTGTAAAATTATGGCATATTGGTTTTAAAGGAGCCCATGTTCCAACTGATGAACAGATTAAAGAGAAGATGAGTCTAACGAATCCAGCAGATGTTAGATTAGATGATGATAATCAGACTGTTTTTTTAACTAAAAAAGGGATGGAGCTGGATCTAGGCGGAATTGCTAAAGGATATATAGCAGATAGAATTAGAGATTTATGGCGTGCTTATGATGTTCGTGCTGGAATTATTAATCTAGGTGGGAATGTCTTATTTGTAAACAGTTCTCCTAAAAGAGCAAGTGGGGAATGGATTCTGGGCGTGCAAGATCCGAAAAAGAAACGTGGTAATAATTTAACAACCGCCACTGTCCATGAATGTTCTGCTGTAACGAGTGGGACGTACGAACGCTTTTTAGAAATTAATGGGAAAAAATATCACCACATTATTGATCCTAAAACTGGATATCCCGTTAAGACTCATGTGGCTGGTGTAACCTTATTTACTCGTGATTCTGTTCAAGCTGAAACTGAGTGTAAGCGACTATTTTTTGCTGGTGGTCCTATTCCAGGCTGGAAAAATGATAAAGCAGGTCGCTATGGTGCAATCTTTGTATATGACGATGATTCAATGGAAAGAATTGGTGTATAA
- a CDS encoding tyrosine-protein phosphatase: MIRPNILPLQHVPNARDLGGYVGFDGRKIKMHRLLRTGKLCQMTKEDETFLINYGLTKIVDLRSPKEIELAPDVVPAGVEHIDNPIHGNQSAETDQKILQLKKTYTKDQYAGFKTMCHQYHSSVSKEYSQKAFNSLLNIFANTKDGAIIFHCSEGKDRTGLATVLILYILGVDMETIRQDYLFSNLMLGNYQAKMNQKIIDEGGSVILRANVRSLASVANEYLDTALLLIDEKYDGIDNYIKNVLKVDDEMIQSLRELYLEPKKASK, encoded by the coding sequence ATGATTAGGCCAAACATTTTACCACTGCAACATGTGCCAAATGCACGTGATTTGGGCGGTTATGTAGGTTTTGATGGTCGAAAAATTAAGATGCATCGACTTCTAAGAACAGGGAAGTTATGCCAAATGACTAAAGAAGATGAAACTTTTTTAATTAATTATGGCTTAACTAAAATTGTTGATTTACGCTCACCTAAAGAAATTGAATTAGCTCCTGATGTTGTGCCAGCAGGAGTTGAACATATTGATAATCCAATTCATGGAAATCAAAGTGCAGAAACAGATCAAAAGATATTGCAATTAAAAAAGACCTATACTAAAGATCAATATGCTGGTTTTAAGACGATGTGTCACCAGTACCATTCTTCTGTTAGTAAGGAATATTCTCAAAAAGCCTTTAATAGTTTACTTAACATCTTTGCTAATACTAAAGATGGAGCTATTATTTTTCATTGCTCTGAAGGAAAAGATCGTACAGGATTAGCTACAGTTCTGATCCTATATATTTTGGGCGTTGATATGGAAACTATCAGACAAGATTATCTATTTTCTAACTTAATGCTAGGAAATTATCAGGCTAAGATGAATCAAAAGATAATTGATGAGGGTGGTAGTGTGATTTTGCGTGCTAACGTTAGAAGCTTAGCCAGTGTCGCAAATGAATATTTGGATACAGCTCTCTTATTAATTGATGAAAAGTATGATGGAATAGATAATTACATTAAAAATGTTCTTAAAGTTGATGATGAGATGATTCAAAGTTTGAGAGAATTATACTTAGAACCAAAGAAGGCATCAAAATGA
- a CDS encoding MupG family TIM beta-alpha barrel fold protein → MLGFSVYLDKDLTADDHNYLLGMRNAGFKEVFTSLTGLKDEADIVLKRLDQLTSWCKDLELKVMADVSQDDLHYLGYDLADAEEIKKLNVTGLRINDQVLMRFVSKLSKTMWVSLNAIYLQPEDITHLKEEAANFDHIRALFDFYSQPETGMDEKWFEEKNQWLHNCNLETAAFISGDGVKRGPFFAGETTLESQRGVYPLAAALNLKDLACNNVIVGDRLTSETIKSFARYTKDHAITLHVDEKNTFLNENQWHNYLYLAQDIVRLRSEGELPKFEAQDLPLDRPVGTISINSNGLNSNEIHIAKRNLPVNKDGRVLGRVCDEECSLLPHIEPGQKVIFKNLEK, encoded by the coding sequence ATGCTCGGTTTTTCAGTTTACTTAGATAAAGATTTGACTGCAGATGATCATAATTATTTGCTTGGAATGAGGAATGCTGGTTTTAAGGAAGTCTTTACTTCATTAACCGGCTTAAAAGATGAAGCAGACATAGTACTAAAAAGATTAGATCAGTTAACTAGCTGGTGTAAGGATTTAGAGTTAAAGGTCATGGCAGACGTTTCACAAGATGATTTACATTATTTAGGCTATGATTTAGCGGATGCAGAAGAAATAAAGAAGCTTAATGTTACTGGGTTAAGGATTAACGATCAAGTATTAATGCGTTTTGTATCAAAATTGTCTAAAACTATGTGGGTATCTTTAAATGCAATTTACTTACAACCAGAAGATATTACTCATTTAAAAGAAGAGGCAGCTAACTTTGATCATATTAGAGCCTTATTTGATTTTTATTCTCAGCCAGAAACAGGAATGGATGAAAAGTGGTTTGAAGAAAAAAATCAATGGCTTCACAATTGTAATTTAGAAACAGCAGCTTTTATATCTGGAGATGGGGTTAAAAGAGGACCATTTTTTGCTGGAGAAACTACTCTTGAGTCACAAAGAGGCGTATATCCATTAGCAGCAGCTCTCAACTTAAAAGATTTGGCCTGCAATAACGTCATTGTTGGCGATCGTCTAACTAGTGAGACGATTAAGTCTTTTGCGCGTTATACGAAGGATCACGCAATTACGCTTCATGTAGATGAAAAAAATACTTTTCTCAATGAAAATCAATGGCATAATTATTTGTATCTTGCTCAAGATATCGTTAGACTCCGTAGTGAAGGCGAGCTTCCAAAATTTGAAGCGCAGGATTTACCTTTGGATCGACCTGTGGGAACAATTAGTATCAATAGCAATGGTTTAAATAGTAACGAAATTCATATTGCTAAGAGAAATTTACCTGTTAATAAAGATGGAAGGGTTCTTGGAAGAGTCTGCGATGAAGAGTGTAGCTTGCTTCCTCATATCGAGCCAGGACAAAAAGTTATTTTTAAAAATTTAGAAAAGTAG
- the nfr2 gene encoding NADH-dependent flavin reductase subunit 2 yields the protein MKLLAIVGTNADFSYNRFLDQFMAKRYKDQAEIEVYEIADLPRFKKEAQPDSKVEEFKNKIREADGVIFATPEYDHGIPSALKSAMEWTGSHAQGNADVMKMKPAMVLGTSYGIQGASRAQEEMREILLSPDQSANVLPGNEVLIGHAADKFDKNTGDLLDQETIHAIDLAFNNFVKFVEQAQK from the coding sequence ATGAAATTACTAGCAATTGTTGGTACGAATGCAGATTTTTCATATAATCGTTTTTTAGATCAATTTATGGCTAAGCGGTATAAAGATCAGGCTGAAATTGAAGTATATGAAATTGCTGATTTACCCCGTTTTAAAAAAGAAGCACAACCAGATAGTAAAGTTGAAGAATTCAAAAATAAGATCCGTGAAGCAGATGGTGTGATTTTTGCTACTCCAGAATATGACCATGGTATTCCTTCTGCATTGAAGAGTGCAATGGAGTGGACGGGAAGCCATGCTCAAGGAAATGCAGATGTAATGAAGATGAAACCAGCAATGGTTTTAGGTACATCTTACGGAATTCAGGGAGCTTCAAGAGCGCAAGAAGAAATGCGTGAAATTTTGCTTTCTCCTGACCAAAGTGCAAATGTTTTACCAGGAAATGAAGTTTTAATTGGTCATGCTGCAGATAAGTTTGACAAGAATACTGGAGACTTATTAGACCAAGAGACTATTCATGCTATTGATTTAGCATTTAATAATTTTGTTAAATTTGTTGAACAAGCTCAAAAATAA
- the nfr1 gene encoding NADH-dependent flavin reductase subunit 1 yields MKLFAIVGSNADHSYNRDLLNFIKKHFTDRYDIELGEVKDLPMFKEGVKEPAAVASFAKKVADADAVLISTPEQQHSVPSSLKSALEWLSSAEHPFKDKPVVIVGTSVLPQGSARGQSHLKLVLSSPGFGAKVFNGDEFMMGTAPEQFDENGNLPAGTVKFLDHFFDEFDSFYAEVSK; encoded by the coding sequence ATGAAACTCTTTGCCATTGTAGGTAGCAACGCCGATCATTCTTATAATCGCGATCTACTAAATTTTATTAAAAAGCATTTTACTGATAGATATGATATTGAATTGGGAGAGGTTAAAGATCTTCCAATGTTTAAAGAAGGAGTTAAAGAACCTGCTGCAGTAGCTAGCTTTGCTAAAAAGGTAGCTGATGCAGATGCAGTGTTAATCTCTACGCCAGAACAACAACACTCAGTTCCTTCATCCTTAAAGAGTGCACTAGAATGGCTTTCATCAGCTGAACACCCTTTTAAAGATAAGCCGGTAGTTATTGTGGGTACTTCAGTTTTACCACAAGGATCAGCTCGTGGCCAAAGTCATTTAAAGCTCGTGCTTTCCTCTCCTGGTTTTGGTGCCAAAGTATTTAATGGTGATGAATTTATGATGGGAACAGCTCCAGAACAATTTGACGAAAACGGAAACTTACCAGCTGGAACTGTTAAGTTTTTAGATCATTTCTTTGATGAATTTGATAGTTTTTATGCTGAAGTAAGTAAGTAG
- a CDS encoding TetR/AcrR family transcriptional regulator encodes MARKKEIDKQRILDAAYKLAVRGGIESLTARNIAKAVNCSTQPIYLEFENMQDLRNQVLARISDELKSNTLQQNFTGEPLIDLDLSYLYFAKEHVDLFRVMFVDCKFGNQMIVDTLMGLGLEKFKQQFDAEQFSEERLNHIVISNWIAATGLATLLINKMANFTQAQMISVLKAQIHEAMLNDRLTNVEENPLFAADSDASLEERLG; translated from the coding sequence GTGGCTAGAAAAAAAGAAATAGATAAGCAAAGAATCCTGGATGCTGCTTATAAATTAGCAGTTCGTGGTGGAATTGAAAGTTTAACTGCAAGAAATATTGCTAAAGCAGTTAACTGCTCAACTCAACCAATTTATCTTGAATTTGAAAACATGCAAGATTTACGTAATCAAGTTTTAGCAAGAATTTCTGATGAATTGAAGTCTAACACTCTTCAACAGAACTTTACAGGTGAACCTTTGATCGATTTAGATCTTTCATACTTGTACTTTGCTAAAGAACATGTTGATTTGTTTAGAGTAATGTTTGTAGACTGTAAATTTGGAAATCAAATGATTGTTGATACTTTAATGGGACTTGGACTTGAAAAATTCAAGCAACAATTTGACGCAGAACAATTTTCTGAAGAAAGACTCAATCATATTGTGATTTCTAACTGGATTGCTGCTACAGGTTTAGCAACTCTTCTCATTAACAAGATGGCAAACTTTACACAAGCTCAAATGATTAGTGTTTTAAAGGCACAAATTCATGAAGCAATGTTAAATGACCGTCTTACTAACGTTGAAGAAAATCCACTATTTGCTGCTGACAGTGACGCTTCTCTTGAAGAACGTCTAGGTTAG
- a CDS encoding C69 family dipeptidase, with translation MTSPVGRSSCTSILIGKNATVDGSVIIGRNEDAKTAWPKHLAFNSHQTIKNNIFKSKDNKFQMELPNERFSYSSTPEWTDKYGVFEEDGINEYHVAMSATESAYANDRVMAMDPFDEEKGILEEAMVTVVLPYIKSAREGVERLGKIVQKHGAAEADGILFADRDEAWYMEIGSGHHYVAQRIPDDSYAVVANQLAIQVIDFNDKDNFITSPGIQEFVYQNNLWQKNKPFNFRLIFGTHDDSDLTYNTPRVWSGQKLLTPSVNQDPESFDLPFIRKPDHPVSIQDAQRVLSDHFNGTQYDLTNSKNEGQPAYRPIAVATTQESHLLQLRGENMTHWLAMGIAAQSVYIPFYPQGTKVPTMFKYGKEEFSTNSAYWVFKMASVLVDRNWNKYATSLVNTQKATNLALNKLRAEYDKKLAQEKDEAKKVELVNEANKKLTDVAIKNYQKLNAKLITAQTADSPLRFKIDPNL, from the coding sequence ATGACTTCTCCTGTTGGACGTTCATCTTGTACATCTATTTTAATCGGTAAAAACGCTACTGTAGATGGTAGTGTTATTATCGGCCGAAATGAAGATGCTAAGACTGCTTGGCCTAAGCATCTTGCTTTTAATTCACATCAAACAATTAAAAATAACATTTTTAAGTCAAAAGATAATAAGTTTCAGATGGAATTACCTAACGAACGTTTTTCTTACTCTTCTACTCCTGAATGGACAGATAAATATGGAGTATTTGAAGAAGATGGAATCAATGAATATCACGTTGCAATGAGCGCTACTGAAAGTGCCTATGCTAATGATCGTGTAATGGCTATGGATCCTTTTGACGAAGAAAAAGGTATCTTAGAAGAAGCAATGGTAACAGTTGTTTTACCATATATTAAATCTGCTCGAGAAGGTGTAGAACGTTTAGGTAAGATCGTTCAAAAGCACGGTGCGGCAGAAGCGGATGGGATTTTATTCGCAGATAGAGATGAAGCGTGGTATATGGAAATTGGTTCGGGCCACCATTATGTTGCTCAACGCATCCCTGACGATTCATACGCAGTAGTTGCTAATCAACTAGCCATTCAAGTCATTGATTTTAATGATAAAGACAATTTTATAACTTCTCCTGGAATTCAAGAATTTGTTTATCAAAATAATCTTTGGCAAAAAAATAAACCATTTAATTTCAGATTAATTTTTGGTACACATGATGATTCGGATTTAACTTATAATACTCCACGTGTTTGGAGTGGCCAAAAGCTTCTAACACCTTCCGTAAATCAAGATCCAGAAAGTTTTGATTTACCATTTATTAGAAAGCCTGATCATCCTGTATCTATTCAAGACGCTCAACGCGTTTTAAGCGATCACTTTAATGGGACACAGTATGACCTAACTAATTCTAAAAACGAAGGTCAACCTGCCTATCGTCCAATTGCCGTAGCTACTACCCAGGAGTCCCACCTCCTCCAACTTCGAGGAGAAAATATGACTCATTGGCTAGCAATGGGAATTGCTGCACAAAGTGTCTACATTCCTTTTTACCCACAAGGAACTAAAGTACCAACTATGTTCAAATACGGTAAAGAAGAATTTTCAACAAATTCAGCTTACTGGGTATTTAAAATGGCTAGCGTCTTAGTAGATCGAAATTGGAATAAATATGCAACTAGTTTAGTTAATACGCAAAAAGCAACGAATCTAGCTTTGAATAAACTGCGAGCTGAATATGATAAGAAATTGGCTCAAGAAAAAGATGAAGCTAAAAAAGTAGAGCTCGTAAACGAAGCTAATAAAAAACTAACTGATGTTGCTATTAAGAACTATCAAAAATTAAATGCCAAATTGATTACTGCTCAGACCGCAGATTCACCACTTCGGTTTAAGATTGATCCTAATTTGTAG
- a CDS encoding glycoside hydrolase family 1 protein: MKYYHVPEGFKWGVATAANQIEGAWNEDGKGISIADCERYDPEKARAGYKSENSMTSSEIKRAMADKDSKRWGKRHGVDFYHQYPEDIKKLAATGINTFRTSIAWSRIFPNGDDIKPNEKGLEFYDKLFDELHRYNIEPIVTLSHYEMPLNLVLNYDAWYDLRVREFFIKFAKIVIDRFHGKVKYWIPINEIDSILRHPFSSAGLIRDRFLNENFEKVIYQAMHNQFVAAAAITKYIHETYSDIQVGSMITSTMIYPYNSDPRNSLKSVQLMRESYNFSDIQIRGKYPLNLVPKLKNLHIKISKEDLDLISENTADFIAFSYYSSVCTAFDTKGLKVTKANRMEGVYNKYLPTSDWGWQIDPIGLRIILINLYDRYQKPLFIVENGLGAKDSLTTSGKIHDDYRIDYLRQHIKQMLVSIQNDGIELMGYCMWGMTDMVSASTTQISKRYGLIYVDLDDFGDGTYKRYLKDSYFWYQKLLSFKNKIPKDFLDK; this comes from the coding sequence ATGAAATACTATCACGTGCCTGAAGGATTTAAGTGGGGTGTCGCAACGGCTGCTAATCAGATAGAAGGAGCTTGGAATGAAGATGGTAAAGGAATTTCAATTGCTGATTGCGAACGCTATGATCCTGAAAAAGCGAGAGCAGGCTATAAGTCAGAAAATAGTATGACAAGTTCTGAAATTAAACGTGCTATGGCAGATAAAGATAGTAAACGTTGGGGAAAAAGGCATGGAGTAGATTTTTATCATCAATATCCTGAGGATATAAAAAAATTAGCGGCTACGGGAATTAATACTTTTAGAACTTCTATTGCATGGAGTAGAATTTTTCCAAATGGTGATGATATTAAGCCTAATGAAAAGGGACTAGAATTTTATGATAAGTTATTTGATGAGCTACATAGATATAATATTGAACCAATAGTTACTCTATCTCATTATGAGATGCCCTTAAATTTAGTATTAAACTACGATGCTTGGTATGATTTGCGCGTTAGAGAGTTTTTTATAAAGTTTGCAAAAATTGTGATAGATCGTTTTCACGGCAAAGTTAAATATTGGATTCCGATTAATGAAATAGATAGTATTTTGCGTCATCCATTTTCTTCAGCTGGATTAATAAGAGATCGCTTTCTAAATGAAAATTTTGAAAAGGTCATCTATCAAGCAATGCACAATCAGTTTGTAGCAGCTGCTGCAATAACAAAATACATTCATGAAACTTATTCTGATATACAGGTAGGTTCAATGATTACAAGTACAATGATCTATCCTTATAATAGTGATCCACGCAACAGCCTTAAGAGCGTTCAGTTAATGCGAGAAAGCTATAATTTTAGTGATATTCAAATTCGTGGTAAATATCCTCTAAATTTAGTGCCAAAATTAAAGAATTTACATATTAAAATATCAAAAGAAGACTTAGACTTAATTAGTGAAAATACAGCAGATTTTATTGCATTTTCATATTACTCTTCTGTTTGCACTGCTTTTGATACAAAAGGATTAAAAGTAACAAAAGCAAATCGTATGGAAGGGGTTTATAACAAATATTTACCTACCAGCGATTGGGGATGGCAAATTGATCCTATTGGTCTAAGGATTATATTAATTAATTTATACGATAGATATCAAAAGCCCCTATTTATTGTTGAAAATGGATTAGGTGCTAAGGATAGTCTGACTACAAGTGGAAAAATTCACGATGATTATAGAATTGATTATTTACGACAACATATTAAACAGATGTTAGTCTCTATACAAAACGATGGAATAGAGCTTATGGGCTATTGTATGTGGGGAATGACTGATATGGTATCAGCATCGACAACACAAATTTCTAAGCGATACGGTTTAATATATGTTGATTTAGATGATTTTGGAGATGGAACTTATAAACGATACTTGAAAGATTCATATTTTTGGTATCAGAAACTTTTATCTTTTAAAAATAAAATTCCCAAAGATTTTTTAGACAAATAA